One window from the genome of Candidatus Polarisedimenticolaceae bacterium encodes:
- the rpmJ gene encoding 50S ribosomal protein L36 encodes MKVRASVKKVCDKCKIVRRKGVVRVICDNPKHKQRQG; translated from the coding sequence ATGAAGGTCCGGGCTTCGGTGAAGAAGGTTTGCGACAAGTGCAAGATCGTCCGGCGCAAGGGGGTGGTGCGCGTGATTTGCGACAACCCCAAGCACAAGCAGCGGCAGGGCTGA
- the infA gene encoding translation initiation factor IF-1 has product MSKEEAIQVEATVVEPLPNAMFRVELENKHRVLAHISGKMRKHFIRILPGDRVLVELSPYDLTRGRIVYRYK; this is encoded by the coding sequence ATGTCGAAGGAAGAGGCGATTCAGGTCGAGGCCACGGTGGTCGAACCCCTCCCGAACGCGATGTTCCGGGTGGAGCTCGAGAACAAGCACCGCGTGCTCGCCCACATCTCCGGGAAGATGCGCAAGCACTTCATCCGCATCCTTCCCGGCGATCGGGTGCTCGTGGAGCTCTCGCCGTACGACCTGACGCGCGGGCGCATCGTCTACCGGTACAAGTAG